The Phoenix dactylifera cultivar Barhee BC4 unplaced genomic scaffold, palm_55x_up_171113_PBpolish2nd_filt_p 000975F, whole genome shotgun sequence genome contains a region encoding:
- the LOC103696495 gene encoding membrane steroid-binding protein 1-like — protein MAVAVLWGTLKHAIEAYTGLSPATFFTLLALAVAFYYVVSGFLQPPPSLRKREAKFEAVEPLPPPVQLGEITEEELKTYDGSDPKKPLLMAIKGQIYDVTQSRMFYGPGGPYALFAGKDASRALAKMSFESKDLTGDISGLGPFELDALQDWEYKFMSKYVKVGTVKKTVPVADASEGSTFETTEKAADAAGISPADSQAGHALESKESDQADHAAKSEHIAESEEDGPAGQADRIAKSEHIAESEGEGPAGHCDEEERKTELKVDTPAEHGGEADAADCSANLTEVSAGGGTKE, from the exons ATGGCGGTGGCGGTGCTGTGGGGGACTTTGAAGCACGCGATCGAGGCCTACACGGGGCTTTCGCCGGCGACCTTCTTTACCTTGCTGGCCCTCGCCGTGGCCTTCTACTACGTCGTCTCCGGCTTCCTCCAGCCCCCGCCCTCCCTGAGGAAGCGCGAGGCCAAGTTCGAGGCCGTCGAGCCCCTCCCGCCCCCCGTCCAGCTCGGCGAGATCACCGAGGAGGAGCTCAAGACCTACGACGGCTCCGATCCTAAAAAGCCCCTCCTCATGGCCATCAAGGGCCAGATCTACGACGTCACCCAGAGCAG GATGTTTTATGGACCTGGTGGCCCATATGCATTATTTGCAGGTAAAGATGCTAGTAGGGCATTGGCAAAAATGTCCTTTGAATCGAAGGATCTGACTGGCGATATTTCTGGGCTTGGCCCTTTTGAGCTTGACGCACTGCAGGACTGGGAATACAAGTTCATGAGCAAATATGTGAAGGTTGGGACAGTTAAGAAAACTGTGCCTGTAGCAGATGCATCCGAAGGAAGCACCTTTGAAACAACAGAGAAAGCTGCTGATGCCGCCGGCATCAGCCCTGCAGATAGTCAAGCAGGTCATGCTTTAGAATCCAAGGAGAGTGATCAGGCAGATCATGCTGCTAAATCAGAGCATATAGCAGAATCAGAGGAAGATGGTCCGGCAGGTCAGGCAGACCGCATTGCTAAATCAGAGCATATAGCAGAATCAGAGGGAGAAGGTCCGGCAGGTCATTGTGATGAAGAAGAGCGTAAGACAGAATTGAAGGTCGATACTCCAGCAGAACATGGTGGTGAAGCTGATGCTGCTGACTGCAGTGCAAATCTGACGGAAGTCAGTGCAGGCGGAGGAACCAAGGAGTAG